A segment of the Candidatus Andeanibacterium colombiense genome:
GCGAACCGCCGTTTATCACAATGCTGCAGCGATGCGCGGCGGGGCTGCGTGCGGGTACATTGCACTCTGGCGCGCCCGATCCCGACAATTGCCTCAACCCCCCGCCGCCTCCGGCCGAATATCCACCCGAGCTGCGCGATGCGCTGCTGGCACTGCGGGTGGGAGCAACCCCGCAGGCGACCGCGGCGGCGCTCGACAACATCGCCTATTACAGTTCGGCCGCGCGGATCGCGGCCGACACGCGCGCCGCCTACAACCCAGCGCGCAATTACGGCGCCATGCCGCTGATCGTGCTGTCGGCCGGCGATTCCGGCATTTCCCCGAACAATCCGCCTGAGATCAACGCCGAGCTGCCGGCCCTGATGGCGTTCAAGCAACGCGCGCACGAACATCTGGCAACATTATCGACCCGAGGCGTTCATCGTATTATCGCTGACAGTCCGCACGATATCCCGCATGTGAAGCCGCAGGCGGTGATCGACGCGATCGACGAGGTTGTGGATGCGGCGCGCTGAAAGGACCCAGGCATGAACGATTCTTCTTCGACCCTCGATTTCGACCTTACTCCGCCGACCGAGGCGGAACTCGCGAAGCTGGCGTCGGACCTCACCGAGGAAGAGCGGCACGTGCTGCTGGAACACGGGACGGAGGCGCCGTTCTGCGGCGTGTTCCTCACCGAGAAGCGACCGGGCGTCTATACCTGCCGCCTGTGCGGGCTGCCGTTGTTCCAGGGCGGCACCAAGTTCGAAAGCGGCACCGGCTGGCCCAGCTTCACCCAGCCATTCGCCGCAGGGCATCTGAAATATATCCATGACACCAGCTACGGCATGGTTCGCACCGAGATCGTCTGCGCGCGCTGCGGCGGGCACCAGGGCCATGTTTTCCCGGACGGTCCGCCGCCGACCGGCGAGCGCTACTGCATCAACTCGGTGTCGCTGGCGTTCACGCCGAACGGGGAGCCTTTGCCGGACAAGCTGGGGCGGGGTGCGCCGGAGGGCGAGGCGTTCTGAGCCTCAGCTCTCCACCCCCTTGATCTTCCCCCACTGGCGCGCGGCGGTATAGCCAAGATACCCGGTCCCAAACAGCGCATACAGTGGCTCCGGCAGGCCGTTGAGATAGGCGTTCATCCCGTTCGCGATGTCGCGGGCAGCCTCCGGCTTGAACGCCGCCAGAATCCCCATCGGGATCGCCCACAGCAGCAGGATGTAGATCACATAGAGGAAACTTGGGCGGGCGCGGCTGGTCCAGGGGTCTTTCGAATTGGCTTCGGCCACGATCGCCGACAGCTGGACGCCCAATTGCTGCAGTTCCTGCGTGCCCTGCAACTGGAGCAGCTCCAGCTTGGCCTTGTCGCGAGCGGCCTTGTCGGGGATGACTTTGTCGATGATCGAGGTGATCGGGCCGATCAGCGCGTCGAGAAGTGCCATGTTCCGCTCCATTGGTTCAATTCATTAAAATGTATAACCAAATAGGTTTGTGTAGGAAAGTCCAATCGCGCGGCGCGGAACGAATTTTTCCTGACACGGTTAATGGTTTATTGGGTCGGACGGGATGTCGGATCGAGGAGCCCCCTGAAATGCGTACACTTATCTTTGCGGCAGGCATTGCCGCAGCCGCGCTTGTCCCTTCCATCGCCAGCGCGAAGACTCCGGCGCAAACCGCATGCGAGCAGCGCAGCACCACCAACACCACCCGCGTCGCCGCGACCGTTGGCGGCGCCGCGGTCGGCGGGGTCATCGGCAATGTCGTGGCGGGCAAGGGCGACAAGACGGTTGGCACGGTGATCGGCGCAGTCGTCGGCGGGGTGATCGGCAACCAGATCGCCAAGCCAGGCCGCACTTGCGACGATGCCTATGGCTATTACGACGAAAACAACCGCTGGCACGCACTCGGCACCGATGAAGGCAATGCGCGCGGCTATTACGACCGCGACGGCAACTGGTTCGATGGCCCGCCCAACGGCCGGTATGGCGACGATGGCCGCTGGGTGAGCAACGGTTCGGGCCGCGGCGAGGGCAATTGGCGCTCGCAGGGCGAATGGGTGCCGGTTTCGGCCAATGGCTATTACGATCGCAACGACCAGTGGGTCGCCGGGTCGGACAGCGGCTATTACGACGATCGCGGCCGCTGGATGCCGGGCAATTCGAACGGTTCCGGCCGCCGGTCCGATGCCTATGGCTATTATGATACCCAGGGCATGTGGCATGCCAACGCGGTCGATCGCAGCCGTGCGACCGGCTATTACGATCGCAACAACAACTGGGTTTCGGGCACGCCGAACGGCTATTACGACAGCCGTGGCACCTGGGTGCCGCAGCGCGACGATGGCGCGTCGAGTGGCAGCTGGGACAGCCAGAACCGGTGGGTCCCGTATTCGTCCAACGGCTATTACGACAACAACAACCAGTGGATCGGGGGCAGTTCGAGCGGCTACTACGACCAGCGCGGGCGTTGGGTCGCGGGCGCCACGACGGGCCGTTACGATGCGAATGGCCGCTGGGTCGCCGGTCAGGCGAGCGGTCACCGCGACAGCAAGGGCAACTGGATAGCCGATCCGCAGCCGGGCTATTACGACAATGGGCGGTGGGTTCCGGGCACGACCACCGGCTTTTACGACAGCCGTGGGCGCTGGGTGCGGACCGATGGCGGCTATGCGTCGCGGCCTTCGATCCTCACGCAATTGTCCTCGCTTGATCAGGACCTTCGCACGGCCAAGGCGCGGCGCACGCTGAACAAGAAGCAACTGGCGACGATGCAGGGCGAACTGGCCGCGAT
Coding sequences within it:
- the msrB gene encoding peptide-methionine (R)-S-oxide reductase MsrB, whose protein sequence is MNDSSSTLDFDLTPPTEAELAKLASDLTEEERHVLLEHGTEAPFCGVFLTEKRPGVYTCRLCGLPLFQGGTKFESGTGWPSFTQPFAAGHLKYIHDTSYGMVRTEIVCARCGGHQGHVFPDGPPPTGERYCINSVSLAFTPNGEPLPDKLGRGAPEGEAF
- a CDS encoding holin family protein → MALLDALIGPITSIIDKVIPDKAARDKAKLELLQLQGTQELQQLGVQLSAIVAEANSKDPWTSRARPSFLYVIYILLLWAIPMGILAAFKPEAARDIANGMNAYLNGLPEPLYALFGTGYLGYTAARQWGKIKGVES
- a CDS encoding glycine zipper 2TM domain-containing protein; protein product: MRTLIFAAGIAAAALVPSIASAKTPAQTACEQRSTTNTTRVAATVGGAAVGGVIGNVVAGKGDKTVGTVIGAVVGGVIGNQIAKPGRTCDDAYGYYDENNRWHALGTDEGNARGYYDRDGNWFDGPPNGRYGDDGRWVSNGSGRGEGNWRSQGEWVPVSANGYYDRNDQWVAGSDSGYYDDRGRWMPGNSNGSGRRSDAYGYYDTQGMWHANAVDRSRATGYYDRNNNWVSGTPNGYYDSRGTWVPQRDDGASSGSWDSQNRWVPYSSNGYYDNNNQWIGGSSSGYYDQRGRWVAGATTGRYDANGRWVAGQASGHRDSKGNWIADPQPGYYDNGRWVPGTTTGFYDSRGRWVRTDGGYASRPSILTQLSSLDQDLRTAKARRTLNKKQLATMQGELAAIRVTEKRMQHDRSGNLSASDQATLQVRVDRLRGRIGISQR